The following coding sequences are from one Lolium rigidum isolate FL_2022 chromosome 6, APGP_CSIRO_Lrig_0.1, whole genome shotgun sequence window:
- the LOC124658960 gene encoding protein HASTY 1 isoform X4 → MAAEPAAASAAAAISAVMDWRSSPDARNAAFAYLESVKSGDVRALASTSLLLVRKDQASEIRLHGFKMLQHLVRLRWEELSVAERNEFANLTINLLSEVIDPREEWALKSQTAALVAEVVRREGVNLLNTLLPSIVSLSNLGPVEAEVVAMILRWLPEDITVHNEDLEGDKRRALLRGLTEALPQILPLLYSLLEKHFVAALSEHTKQQMELAKQHVGTVTAVINAVNAYAEWAPVTDLARYGLIHGCGSLLSYSDFRLHACEFFKVICQRRRPVDVAICEYDAAMSNIFQVLMTSSQEFLTKSRMQPSAIDENEYEFAVCVCETVVALGSSNMQCILADGARTSQFLQQMLEYYQHYRIALHFQSLLFWLVVLREPSKAKSVARVSGDPSPAGNLASIGGSSTEKEKKGLSVFVTDEIYSTILDVSFKRMLKKSASSSSSLLELWNEELEGKSDFSNYRTRLLDLIRVVASQRPVIAAANILQRINVVFGDANQATKSPQDLDAMVGAQLGLETVVSAIFDGSGDYTKTDQETKCQIHSTFEGLLQQLLSLKWTEPSLAVIHGHYLDSLGLFLRHYPDAVASVVNKLFELLTSLPITIQQQDPSNNSRQARLQICSSFIRISRAADKALLPHMKNIADTMAYLQGEGRLLRAEHDHLCEAFLIMASSSGIQQQQEVLAWLLEPLNKTWTQVEWQTAYLSDPSGLTRMFADSQFMWSIYHTVTFFEKAFKRSGTKKSTTAPQAATTTAATGYLHPMSSHLSWILPPLLRLLRCIHALWAEPFAQSLTGEIKAAKSMTIAEQASLLGETSKLTKGQVAPADGLLDVQREGESKENNIRNWLRGIRDSGYNLIGLAATLGEAFFRCVEGSSVTLALMENVQVMEFRHLRQLMHLAVVPLVKYCPAELWQIWTLNLLQPIFVHCQQALDYSWSSLLREGRAKVPDNFGNLSGSELKVEVMEEKLLRDLTREVCSLLWVLASPGLNSGLPSLEQLGPANRIDSSVKDLESLASSSLTGLLERIYFLL, encoded by the exons atggccgccgaaccTGCCGCggcctccgcggcggcggcgatctccgCCGTGATGGACTGGCGCTCCTCTCCCGACGCCCGCAACGCCGCCTTCGCCTATCTCGAATCG GTTAAAAGTGGAGATGTCCGAGCTTTGGCCAGCACATCTTTGCTGTTGGTCCGCAAGGACCAGGCTTCAGAGATCCGATTGCATGGCTTCAAAATGTTGCAG CACTTGGTGAGATTGAGGTGGGAGGAACTCAGTGTTGCAGAGCGGAATGAATTTGCTAATTTGACTATCAATTTGTTGTCAGAGGTTATTGATCCCCGCGAGGAGTGGGCTTTGAAGAGTCAAACAGCTGCATTAGTAGCAGAG GTAGTTAGAAGGGAGGGAGTTAATCTATTGAATACATTACTTCCCTCTATTGTTTCTTTGTCTAATTTGGGTCCAGTCGAG GCTGAGGTAGTTGCCATGATACTAAGGTGGCTTCCAGAGGATATCACTGTTCACAACGAGGATTTAGAAG GTGATAAGCGAAGAGCGCTCTTGCGTGGCCTTACGGAGGCACTGCCACAAATTCTACCTTTGTTATATTCT CTACTTGAGAAACATTTTGTAGCTGCTTTAAGTGAGCACACGAAGCAGCAAATGGAGCTGGCCAAACAACATGTAGGGACGGTAACAGCTGTTATAAATGCTGTCAATGCATATGCTGAATGGGCTCCTGTGACAGATCTTGCCCGATATGGTTTAATTCACGG ATGTGGGTCCTTGCTTTCTTACAGCGATTTTCGCCTCCATGCTTGTGAGTTCTTTAAAGTAATTTGTCAGAG AAGACGGCCTGTTGATGTCGCAATTTGTGAGTATGATGCAGCAATGAGCAACATCTTCCAGGTGTTGATGACCAGTTCCCAAGAATTTTTAACGAAATCTAGGATGCAGCCCAGTGCTATTGATGAAAATGAGTATGAGTTTGCAGTGTGTGTTTGTGAGACAGTGGTTGCTCTAGGCTCTTCTAACATGCAGTGCATATTGGCTGATGGCGCTAGGACTTCACAATTCCTACAACAA ATGCTGGAATATTACCAACACTACAGGATTGCACTCCATTTCCAATCTTTGTTGTTTTGGCTG GTGGTATTGAGGGAACCATCAAAAGCTAAGTCTGTTGCCCGTGTTTCTGGCGACCCATCTCCTGCTGGAAATTTGGCATCTATCGGTGGCAGTTCAACTGAAAAGGAGAAGAAAGGCTTGTCGGTTTTTGTTACTGATGAAATATACAGTACAATATTGGACGTTTCTTTCAAAAGGATGCTCAAGAAAAGTGCAAGTTCGTCTTCAAGTCTGTTAGAACTATGGAATGAAGAGCTAGAGGGGAAGAGTGACTTCAGCAATTACCGTACCAGATTG CTGGATCTCATAAGAGTCGTTGCTTCTCAAAGACCTGTTATTGCTGCAGCGAACATTCTACAGAGAATTAATGTTGTTTTTGGAGATGCTAATCAAGCAACAAAGTCTCCCCAG GATCTTGATGCTATGGTAGGTGCCCAGCTAGGGCTTGAAACAGTTGTTAGTGCCATATTTGATGGCTCTGGTGATTATACGAAGACTGACCAGGAGACAAAATGCCAAATTCACAGTACATTTGAAG GCTTACTTCAGCAGCTTCTTTCCTTGAAGTGGACAGAACCTAGCCTTGCAGTTATCCATGGTCATTATTTGGATTCTTTGGGTCTGTTTTTGAGACATTATCCAGATGCAGTTGCCAGTGTTGTGAATAAGCTTTTTGAACTGTTGACATCTCTCCCAATCACAATTCAG CAACAGGACCCATCAAATAATTCCCGCCAAGCTAGGTTACAGATTTGCTCGTCATTCATTCGCATATCAAGAGCTGCTGATAAGGCACTTCTGCCTCATATGAAG AACATTGCTGACACCATGGCTTACCTTCAAGGAGAGGGTCGCTTACTACGAGCCGAGCATGATCACCTATGTGAAGCGTTCCTTATTATGGCCTCCTCTTCTGG GATTCAACAGCAACAAGAAGTCCTGGCCTGGCTGCTTGAACCTCTTAACAAAACATGGACCCAAGTGGAATGGCAAACTGCATATTTGTCTGACCCATCTGGTTTGACACGCATGTTTGCTGACAGCCAATTTATGTGGTCAATTTATCACACGGTTACATTCTTTGAGAAGGCATTCAAGCGGAGCGGTACCAAAAAGTCTACAACTGCTCCACAAGCAGCCACCACAACAGCAGCAACTGGCTATCTGCATCCGATGTCTTCACATCTGTCATGGATACTGCCCCCTCTCTTAAGA CTTCTGCGTTGCATACATGCACTCTGGGCCGAGCCATTTGCTCAGTCGCTTACAGGAGAAATCAAAGCGGCCAAAAGCATGACTATCGCGGAACAGGCCAGCCTTCTGGGAGAGACAAGTAAACTAACCAAGGGCCAGGTTGCACCTGCTGATGGATTACTGGATGTTCAAAGGGAGGGAGAGTCTAAGGAAAATAACATAAGAAACTGGTTACGGGGTATCCGTGACAGTGG GTACAATCTTATAGGATTAGCAGCTACTCTCGGTGAAGCATTTTTCCGTTGCGTAGAGGGTTCCTCTGTAACCCTTGCTCTTATGGAGAATGTGCAAGTTATGGAGTTCCGCCATTTGCGCCAACTCATGCACCTTGCTGTTGTTCCTTTGGTTAAATATTGTCCTGCTGAACTATGGCAGATATGGACACTTAACCTTTTGCAGCCGATATTTGTTCACTGTCAGCAAGCTCTTGATTATTCATGGTCAAGTCTTCTTCGTGAGGGCCGTGCTAAGGTTCCTGACAACTTCGGTAATCTTTCTGGGTCAGAACTGAAGGTAGAAGTGATGGAGGAGAAGCTGCTACGAGACTTGACTCGTGAAGTTTGTTCTCTGCTCTGGGTTTTAGCATCACCTGGTTTAAATAGCGGACTTCcatctttggaacaacttggaccTGCCAACCGGATTGATTCTTCTGTTAAAGATCTGGAGTCACTTGCTTCCAGCTCCCTTACTGG TTTGTTGGAAAGGATCTATTTTCTTCTATAA